From the genome of Globicephala melas chromosome 14, mGloMel1.2, whole genome shotgun sequence, one region includes:
- the SGK1 gene encoding serine/threonine-protein kinase Sgk1 isoform X6: MKEEAIKSPLKAFMKQRRMGLNDFIQKIANNSYACKHPEVQSILKISQPQEPELMNANPSPPPSPSQQINLGPSSNPHAKPSDFHFLKVIGKGSFGKVLLARHKAEEAFYAVKVLQKKAILKKKEEKHIMSERNVLLKNVKHPFLVGLHFSFQTADKLYFVLDYINGGELFYHLQRERCFLEPRARFYAAEIASALGYLHSLNIVYRDLKPENILLDSQGHIVLTDFGLCKENIEHNGTTSTFCGTPEYLAPEVLHKQPYDRTVDWWCLGAVLYEMLYGLPPFYSRNTAEMYDNILNKPLQLKPNITNSARHVLEGLLQKDRTKRLGAKDDFMEIKNHVFFSLINWDDLINKKITPPFNPNVSGPSDLRHFDPEFTEEPVPNSIGRSPDSILLTASVKEAAEAFLGFSYAPPVDSFL; encoded by the exons CTTTCATGAAACAGAGAAGGATGGGCCTGAACGACTTTATTCAGAAGATTGCCAATAACTCCTATGCATGCAAACA CCCTGAAGTTCAGTCCATTTTGAAAATCTCCCAACCTCAGGAGCCTGAGCTCATGAATGCCAACCCTTCTCCTCCA CCGAGTCCTTCTCAGCAAATTAACCTGGGCCCATCATCCAACCCTCATGCTAAACCATCTGACTTTCACTTCTTGAAAGTGATCGGGAAGGGCAGTTTTGGAAAG gtTCTCCTGGCAAGACACAAAGCCGAAGAAGCATTCTATGCAGTCAAAGTTTTACAAAAGAAAGCGATCCTGAAAAAGAAGGAG GAAAAGCATATTATGTCGGAGCGGAATGTTCTCCTGAAGAACGTGAAACACCCTTTCCTGGTGGGCCTTCACTTCTCTTTCCAGACGGCTGACAAACTGTACTTTGTCCTAGACTACATTAACGGTGGAGAG TTGTTCTACCATCTCCAGAGGGAGCGATGCTTCCTGGAACCACGGGCTCGGTTCTATGCTGCTGAAATAGCCAGTGCCTTGGGTTACCTGCACTCTCTGAACATCGTTTATAG agactTAAAGCCAGAGAATATTTTGCTGGATTCACAGGGACACATTGTCCTTACTGACTTTGGACTCTGCAAGGAGAACATTGAACACAATGGCACGACATCCACCTTCTGCGGCACACCCGAG TATCTTGCACCTGAGGTACTTCATAAGCAGCCTTATGATAGGACCGTGGACTGGTGGTGTCTGGGGGCCGTCTTATATGAGATGCTCTATGGCCTG CCTCCATTTTATAGCCGAAACACAGCTGAGATGTACGACAACATTCTGAACAAACCCCTCCAGTTGAAGCCAAATATTACAAATTCTGCAAGACACGTCCTGGAGGGCCTCCTGCAGAAGGACAGGACAAAGAGGCTTGGTGCCAAGGATGACTTT ATGGAGATTAAGAATCACGTCTTCTTCTCCCTAATTAACTGGGATGATCTCATTAATAAGAAGATTACTCCCCCTTTTAACCCAAATGTG AGTGGACCCAGCGACCTGCGGCACTTTGATCCCGAGTTTACCGAAGAGCCAGTCCCCAACTCCATCGGTCGGTCGCCCGACAGTATCCTCCTCACAGCCAGCGTCAAGGAAGCGGCCGAGGCCTTCCTGGGCTTTTCCTACGCACCTCCCGTGGACTCTTTCCTCTGA
- the SGK1 gene encoding serine/threonine-protein kinase Sgk1 isoform X4, translating into MRPCGVFRSGSGRGNLGSRRWPGMPTPHRPRVTPAFMKQRRMGLNDFIQKIANNSYACKHPEVQSILKISQPQEPELMNANPSPPPSPSQQINLGPSSNPHAKPSDFHFLKVIGKGSFGKVLLARHKAEEAFYAVKVLQKKAILKKKEEKHIMSERNVLLKNVKHPFLVGLHFSFQTADKLYFVLDYINGGELFYHLQRERCFLEPRARFYAAEIASALGYLHSLNIVYRDLKPENILLDSQGHIVLTDFGLCKENIEHNGTTSTFCGTPEYLAPEVLHKQPYDRTVDWWCLGAVLYEMLYGLPPFYSRNTAEMYDNILNKPLQLKPNITNSARHVLEGLLQKDRTKRLGAKDDFMEIKNHVFFSLINWDDLINKKITPPFNPNVSGPSDLRHFDPEFTEEPVPNSIGRSPDSILLTASVKEAAEAFLGFSYAPPVDSFL; encoded by the exons CTTTCATGAAACAGAGAAGGATGGGCCTGAACGACTTTATTCAGAAGATTGCCAATAACTCCTATGCATGCAAACA CCCTGAAGTTCAGTCCATTTTGAAAATCTCCCAACCTCAGGAGCCTGAGCTCATGAATGCCAACCCTTCTCCTCCA CCGAGTCCTTCTCAGCAAATTAACCTGGGCCCATCATCCAACCCTCATGCTAAACCATCTGACTTTCACTTCTTGAAAGTGATCGGGAAGGGCAGTTTTGGAAAG gtTCTCCTGGCAAGACACAAAGCCGAAGAAGCATTCTATGCAGTCAAAGTTTTACAAAAGAAAGCGATCCTGAAAAAGAAGGAG GAAAAGCATATTATGTCGGAGCGGAATGTTCTCCTGAAGAACGTGAAACACCCTTTCCTGGTGGGCCTTCACTTCTCTTTCCAGACGGCTGACAAACTGTACTTTGTCCTAGACTACATTAACGGTGGAGAG TTGTTCTACCATCTCCAGAGGGAGCGATGCTTCCTGGAACCACGGGCTCGGTTCTATGCTGCTGAAATAGCCAGTGCCTTGGGTTACCTGCACTCTCTGAACATCGTTTATAG agactTAAAGCCAGAGAATATTTTGCTGGATTCACAGGGACACATTGTCCTTACTGACTTTGGACTCTGCAAGGAGAACATTGAACACAATGGCACGACATCCACCTTCTGCGGCACACCCGAG TATCTTGCACCTGAGGTACTTCATAAGCAGCCTTATGATAGGACCGTGGACTGGTGGTGTCTGGGGGCCGTCTTATATGAGATGCTCTATGGCCTG CCTCCATTTTATAGCCGAAACACAGCTGAGATGTACGACAACATTCTGAACAAACCCCTCCAGTTGAAGCCAAATATTACAAATTCTGCAAGACACGTCCTGGAGGGCCTCCTGCAGAAGGACAGGACAAAGAGGCTTGGTGCCAAGGATGACTTT ATGGAGATTAAGAATCACGTCTTCTTCTCCCTAATTAACTGGGATGATCTCATTAATAAGAAGATTACTCCCCCTTTTAACCCAAATGTG AGTGGACCCAGCGACCTGCGGCACTTTGATCCCGAGTTTACCGAAGAGCCAGTCCCCAACTCCATCGGTCGGTCGCCCGACAGTATCCTCCTCACAGCCAGCGTCAAGGAAGCGGCCGAGGCCTTCCTGGGCTTTTCCTACGCACCTCCCGTGGACTCTTTCCTCTGA
- the SGK1 gene encoding serine/threonine-protein kinase Sgk1 isoform X3, producing the protein MGEMQGALARARLESLLRPRHKKRAEAQKRSESFLLTGLAFMKQRRMGLNDFIQKIANNSYACKHPEVQSILKISQPQEPELMNANPSPPPSPSQQINLGPSSNPHAKPSDFHFLKVIGKGSFGKVLLARHKAEEAFYAVKVLQKKAILKKKEEKHIMSERNVLLKNVKHPFLVGLHFSFQTADKLYFVLDYINGGELFYHLQRERCFLEPRARFYAAEIASALGYLHSLNIVYRDLKPENILLDSQGHIVLTDFGLCKENIEHNGTTSTFCGTPEYLAPEVLHKQPYDRTVDWWCLGAVLYEMLYGLPPFYSRNTAEMYDNILNKPLQLKPNITNSARHVLEGLLQKDRTKRLGAKDDFMEIKNHVFFSLINWDDLINKKITPPFNPNVSGPSDLRHFDPEFTEEPVPNSIGRSPDSILLTASVKEAAEAFLGFSYAPPVDSFL; encoded by the exons ATGGGGGAGATGCAGGGCGCGCTGGCCAGGGCCCGGCTCGAGTCCCTGCTCCGGCCCCGGCACAAAAAGAGGGCCGAGGCGCAGAAACGGAGCGAGTCCTTCTTGCTGACCGGACTGG CTTTCATGAAACAGAGAAGGATGGGCCTGAACGACTTTATTCAGAAGATTGCCAATAACTCCTATGCATGCAAACA CCCTGAAGTTCAGTCCATTTTGAAAATCTCCCAACCTCAGGAGCCTGAGCTCATGAATGCCAACCCTTCTCCTCCA CCGAGTCCTTCTCAGCAAATTAACCTGGGCCCATCATCCAACCCTCATGCTAAACCATCTGACTTTCACTTCTTGAAAGTGATCGGGAAGGGCAGTTTTGGAAAG gtTCTCCTGGCAAGACACAAAGCCGAAGAAGCATTCTATGCAGTCAAAGTTTTACAAAAGAAAGCGATCCTGAAAAAGAAGGAG GAAAAGCATATTATGTCGGAGCGGAATGTTCTCCTGAAGAACGTGAAACACCCTTTCCTGGTGGGCCTTCACTTCTCTTTCCAGACGGCTGACAAACTGTACTTTGTCCTAGACTACATTAACGGTGGAGAG TTGTTCTACCATCTCCAGAGGGAGCGATGCTTCCTGGAACCACGGGCTCGGTTCTATGCTGCTGAAATAGCCAGTGCCTTGGGTTACCTGCACTCTCTGAACATCGTTTATAG agactTAAAGCCAGAGAATATTTTGCTGGATTCACAGGGACACATTGTCCTTACTGACTTTGGACTCTGCAAGGAGAACATTGAACACAATGGCACGACATCCACCTTCTGCGGCACACCCGAG TATCTTGCACCTGAGGTACTTCATAAGCAGCCTTATGATAGGACCGTGGACTGGTGGTGTCTGGGGGCCGTCTTATATGAGATGCTCTATGGCCTG CCTCCATTTTATAGCCGAAACACAGCTGAGATGTACGACAACATTCTGAACAAACCCCTCCAGTTGAAGCCAAATATTACAAATTCTGCAAGACACGTCCTGGAGGGCCTCCTGCAGAAGGACAGGACAAAGAGGCTTGGTGCCAAGGATGACTTT ATGGAGATTAAGAATCACGTCTTCTTCTCCCTAATTAACTGGGATGATCTCATTAATAAGAAGATTACTCCCCCTTTTAACCCAAATGTG AGTGGACCCAGCGACCTGCGGCACTTTGATCCCGAGTTTACCGAAGAGCCAGTCCCCAACTCCATCGGTCGGTCGCCCGACAGTATCCTCCTCACAGCCAGCGTCAAGGAAGCGGCCGAGGCCTTCCTGGGCTTTTCCTACGCACCTCCCGTGGACTCTTTCCTCTGA
- the SGK1 gene encoding serine/threonine-protein kinase Sgk1 isoform X5, protein MTVKTEAARDTLTYSRMRGMVAILIAFMKQRRMGLNDFIQKIANNSYACKHPEVQSILKISQPQEPELMNANPSPPPSPSQQINLGPSSNPHAKPSDFHFLKVIGKGSFGKVLLARHKAEEAFYAVKVLQKKAILKKKEEKHIMSERNVLLKNVKHPFLVGLHFSFQTADKLYFVLDYINGGELFYHLQRERCFLEPRARFYAAEIASALGYLHSLNIVYRDLKPENILLDSQGHIVLTDFGLCKENIEHNGTTSTFCGTPEYLAPEVLHKQPYDRTVDWWCLGAVLYEMLYGLPPFYSRNTAEMYDNILNKPLQLKPNITNSARHVLEGLLQKDRTKRLGAKDDFMEIKNHVFFSLINWDDLINKKITPPFNPNVSGPSDLRHFDPEFTEEPVPNSIGRSPDSILLTASVKEAAEAFLGFSYAPPVDSFL, encoded by the exons ATGACGGTGAAAACCGAGGCTGCTAGGGACACCCTCACTTACTCCAGGATGAGGGGCATGGTAGCAATTCTCATCG CTTTCATGAAACAGAGAAGGATGGGCCTGAACGACTTTATTCAGAAGATTGCCAATAACTCCTATGCATGCAAACA CCCTGAAGTTCAGTCCATTTTGAAAATCTCCCAACCTCAGGAGCCTGAGCTCATGAATGCCAACCCTTCTCCTCCA CCGAGTCCTTCTCAGCAAATTAACCTGGGCCCATCATCCAACCCTCATGCTAAACCATCTGACTTTCACTTCTTGAAAGTGATCGGGAAGGGCAGTTTTGGAAAG gtTCTCCTGGCAAGACACAAAGCCGAAGAAGCATTCTATGCAGTCAAAGTTTTACAAAAGAAAGCGATCCTGAAAAAGAAGGAG GAAAAGCATATTATGTCGGAGCGGAATGTTCTCCTGAAGAACGTGAAACACCCTTTCCTGGTGGGCCTTCACTTCTCTTTCCAGACGGCTGACAAACTGTACTTTGTCCTAGACTACATTAACGGTGGAGAG TTGTTCTACCATCTCCAGAGGGAGCGATGCTTCCTGGAACCACGGGCTCGGTTCTATGCTGCTGAAATAGCCAGTGCCTTGGGTTACCTGCACTCTCTGAACATCGTTTATAG agactTAAAGCCAGAGAATATTTTGCTGGATTCACAGGGACACATTGTCCTTACTGACTTTGGACTCTGCAAGGAGAACATTGAACACAATGGCACGACATCCACCTTCTGCGGCACACCCGAG TATCTTGCACCTGAGGTACTTCATAAGCAGCCTTATGATAGGACCGTGGACTGGTGGTGTCTGGGGGCCGTCTTATATGAGATGCTCTATGGCCTG CCTCCATTTTATAGCCGAAACACAGCTGAGATGTACGACAACATTCTGAACAAACCCCTCCAGTTGAAGCCAAATATTACAAATTCTGCAAGACACGTCCTGGAGGGCCTCCTGCAGAAGGACAGGACAAAGAGGCTTGGTGCCAAGGATGACTTT ATGGAGATTAAGAATCACGTCTTCTTCTCCCTAATTAACTGGGATGATCTCATTAATAAGAAGATTACTCCCCCTTTTAACCCAAATGTG AGTGGACCCAGCGACCTGCGGCACTTTGATCCCGAGTTTACCGAAGAGCCAGTCCCCAACTCCATCGGTCGGTCGCCCGACAGTATCCTCCTCACAGCCAGCGTCAAGGAAGCGGCCGAGGCCTTCCTGGGCTTTTCCTACGCACCTCCCGTGGACTCTTTCCTCTGA